The genome window TTGTTTTTCATATCCATCCAAGCAAAGTCAGATACTTGGAAGTCATCTTTTTGTAGGGCATCAGCACGCAAGTTTAGATAGTTAGCAAACTCTTTATCGTCAGCAAGTTTACTTGCTTGACGTAAAAGGTCAGCGGCTTTTGCAAGCTCATTAGCGTATTCTTTTGAATATGGCACGCTGTAAAGCTTACCTTGCTCATCACGCTTAATTACAGAGTAAAGGCCTGTTTTGTCTTCAACATCTGCATTGTTTAACTCTTCTTTGGTTATATCGGCAGGGTAAAACTGTGCGCCAAGAGGTTTTTCTTTATAGCTGGATAAAAACGCTTCATCGCCATTTAAACGATCCCATGGACCGTAGTTAATATCGGCAAATTTACGTACTTTGTCGTCGTTTAGTTTTGCTAAAAAAGCGTCTTTATTTTCGCCAAAAGATTGCTTCCAAAATAACTCGTCCATTATTTTTGAAGCATCAATAAGCTTTGCAACCATTGCTCGTTGGTTGTCGCTTAAGTGCGATAAATCACTTTGTAGGCTAAAGTCGGTGTAAATATCTAAACGTTGTTTATCTGCATTAATAAGCTTAGGACCTGATTGTGCACTGCTTTTTTGAGCAAGTTCTGTGGCTGTGTTGTCGGTAGAAGACGGCGCTTGTTCAGAACATGCACTAAGAAAAACAACACCAGAGAGCATAATTGCTTGGCTAATTTTATTTAAGATCATTATATTGCCTGTTAAAAAGTAAGTTTAATAATTTGTACTGCTTTAGTTAAAAGACTAAATATGTACAAACGCTTCCTTATTGTGAGTGCATTAAAGCAAAACTAAATGGTAAATAGCAAGTATTTGGCGTTGTAAGGCAAGCATGAGCGGTAAAACATTATAAATAAAATAAACTTCTATAATTTTCTTAACTTTATCGGTAAGTTAGACAATACTAATTATATTACTAATATAAAAATTAACTGCCTGAGTTTGCAGTTACTTTACAGGCTGAACACAAAAGGACGGCAGCTTTATGTCTACAGAAAACGCTTTATTAACGATTCTAGTCGATAGAATAAATAACGATACGTTGGTTTTACCAACGCTACCTGAAGTAGCGATTAAGGTTCGCCAAGCTGCAGATAACCCTGATGTGAATTTAATGCAAATGTCAGATGTAATCTCACAAGACCCAGCGCTTTCAGCTCGTATGATAAAAGTAGCTAATAGTGCAATTATGGGACGCTCTGTAAAAGTATCTAATTTGCATCAAGCAGTGACACGTATTGGACTGCGCCAAATTAAAAATATTGCAACGGCTATGGCTATGGAGCAATTATTTATATCAAACAATGAGCTAATTAAAGGCTACATGGGCAAGGCTTGGCAAAAAACATTAACCGTTGCTAGCCATTCAATAACACTCATGGAGTTTTACTTAAAAAACAATAAACACACTTCATTAAATCGTGATTCAATTACATTAGCTGCGCTTGTTTATAATATTGGTGTATTACCAATTTTAACTGAAGCTGAGCGCCACCCTGAAGTATTTGCAAATCCAAGCTTTTTAGCTCACGCAATTCAAAAGCTGAGTGGGAAAATTGGCTCATCGATTATGCAAGCGTGGGAATTTCCTAAAGAGTTTGTTGATGTAGCTCTAAGCTGGGCAGATCCAAGTTACAAACCTGATAAAGTTAGTTACGTAGACTTTATACGAGTAGGGGCTATTTTAGAGGGAACATTACAGGTTTCTGATAAGTCAGCAGCGCTGCAAACGTACATAGATAAAGGTGTAATACCGTCTATGCAATTATTCACAAGTGATGAATACAACGATATGCTAAAAGATGTGAAAAACATGTTTAGCTAAACATGTTTTATCACATAGATAAAAAGGGTTAACTTACGTTAACCCTTTTTAATTTTATTGAATAGCGTCTAGTACTATTCCATCGGTTCTGCGAGTAGGATATAGCGACTCAACTACAAAGCTTGGAATAAATCCTTTAGCTGATGACACCACTACTTTAGATTTAGCGCCAATAATGCGGGCATTAACAATAACACCACGGTTAGTGTAGGTAAGTGTGCCAGTTAAAGTGTATTCAATATGTGGGTAGCCTTTAATATCTTTACCATTTCGGCTAAACGAAAAATCACCCATCGGCGTCACATGTACTGTGCCTGTGTGTTTATAATCAACAACAGACAAACCAAACTCTTGTAATTCAGTAATAAAGCTTTCAGCTAAATGATTACCAAAAATATTAGTGGTTTGCAGGTTATCGTCTAAATTTACAAACGAAGTGATAGCGATAGGCGTACTACTATTTATGTAATTCATATTTTCAATTAGCTTCATTGCTAATTGCTCTGTGTAATTGCTTAGTAACTTACTGCTGTTAACTGGGCGGTAATTATTTTCAGGAAACTGCCAGTTACTTACACGAGGCTGGTTATATTCAGCATAGCGATTGTGAGCGTTATTATAGCCAATATTGTTTTGTGGTGCATGTCCATTATAAACAGGATGAGTAGAACACGCTGAAAGTGAAAGTGTAAAAAGTGCCGATAAAGTAAGAGATATCTTTTTTGATAACATGTTTTCTTCCTGAAACATAAGGGAATTTTATAAATACCCCTCTTTATCGACACACTTTTTGATTACTTTAACTAAATTTAATAATTACTTTGTTTATTTTTGATTATGGTGTTTTTTTAATCTCTTCTTTTTTATAGCGAAGTTTACCTGCAACCCAGGTTTGTAGTACGTTCGTCTTGTATATCTCGTCAACAGGTACTTTAAAGTAGTCTTTATCAAGTAAAATAAAGTCTGCCCATTTACCTTTTTCTAAACTACCCACCTTAAATTCTTGATGGGCTGAATAAGCGCCACCGAGAGTAAATGCACGTAATGCATCTTCGCGGCTTAGTACTTCACTTGCGCGCCAGCCGTTTTCAGGTAGTTTGTTATGATCCATGCGTGTAATGGCTGAATACAAACCATCAAATGGATTTGCAAGCTCTACCGGGTAATCAGAGCCAGCTGCAACAACCGATCCTTGCTTTAAAAATGTTTGCCAAGCATAGGCACCGCTTAATTGTTTTTCAGTTAAGCGTTGTTCTGCCATATGCATATCAGAAGTGGCATGTACTGGCTGCATTGAAGGGATTATTTTTAGCGCTTTAAAGCGAGGGATATCCTCAGGCGTTACAATTTGTGCGTGCTCTATTCGGTTACGTAGTAATATACCGCCCGTTTTTTTAAACACATTTTGATAGGCATCAAGTACTACTTTATTTGCTTTATCGCCAATTGCGTGAGTATTTGCGCTAAAGCCGCTTTTAAAGCTTTGTGTAAAGAGCGCTTCGAGTTTTCTTTGTGTTTCAAGCATTAAACCATGGTGACCAGGTCTGTCTGCATATTCTTCAATCAGAGCGGCTCCGCGAGAGCCAAGTGCGCCATCGGCGTAAACTTTAACACTGCGAATTTCCATAAAATCATTTTTGTCGTGGTATCGGCCTGCCTTTAACATCGTGTCTAAATCAGGGCTTGCACCGCTTAACATTGCCACAATACGTAGCGGTAAATTACCGAGGTCGCCGCGCTCTTTGTAAACCTCCCATGTGGTTTTATCAATACCTGCATCGTGAGTAGAGGTAATGCCTAAACTTAATAAATGCTTACCTGCTGCATCTAGCGAGTCACTTATATCTTGCTTTGAAGGGGCTGGCATATGCTGGGTAATTAGCGCTTCTGCTTTATCTACAAAAATACCTGTAGGATTGCCAAATTCGTCTTTAATTATTTCACCGCCTTCAGGCGCTTTTGTTTGGGCGTTAATACCAGCAAGTTCGAGTGCTTTTGAATTAACCCAAATGGCGTGGCTATCAACCCGCGAAAGCACCACAGGTTGATCGCTCACTACTTTGTCTAGATCTTTAGCTGTAGGAAATCGTGTATCAGCCCAAAGCTCTTGGTTCCAACCTCGCCCTATAATCCAACCTTGTTTGTTGCCAGCAAATATTTTTAGTTTATTTTTTACTTCATCAACCGATTTTGCACCGCGTACATCAAGTTGCGATAAATTATCGCCAAGGCCAATAACGTGCCCATGAGCATCAATTAAGCCTGGTAATAAGGTATTACCGTGCGCGTCAATTAGCTTGGCATCTGGGTAGCTATCTTTAAGTGTATCGCTACCTAGTTTTACTACCTTGCCATTTTTAATAACGAGGGTAGTAAACTGCTGTACTTCACCTTGGTATAAAGGGGTATAACCATTGGCGTTATAAATTACTTTAGTTTGTGCGAGAGTGTAACTAGAGCTTGCACAAAGACTTGCTAGGATGAGAGGTTTGATTATTTTTTTGAGCAACATAAGGCATTATTTTTTATTGTTAGTGCGTTAACATTAGCAAACCCAATTTTATAATACCAATATGTGAGACGAATTATGATGAAGAAAAAAGCAGTAAAGCTAGAACATAAAAATATCTAGCTTTTGAAAAGGTTTATTTACTAGTGTATAAACTGTATTCACTTAGCGTTAGCTTACCGTCTTTGTCTTGATCGTAGCTTGAAAACCGTGACCACAAAGCCGGATCTATAGCGGTTTCTGAACGTGATAAAAAACCGTCTTTATTCCTATCTAGCTTTTTAAATTGTTTTGCAATGTCGTTACTTGCAGCAAAACTAAATGCGCTAAAAATACTAAACGCCAGCAGCGTTATATAGCTAATACTTTTCATACAAATCACTTAGTAAAGGTTGTTAGTTAGATAACTTTTAAATTCGACTAGCGAAATTTGGTTATCTTGGTTTTTGTCCCATTTTACAAAGGTGTTTAAAAGTTGTGGCTGGGGATCAAGTTCGTCGTGTGTTAAATAGCCACTTTTGTCACTATCTAGGTGATCAAAGCGCTGCTTTACATCAAGTGCCGCGGCATCAAAACTTAATAGCATTAAAATGCTTATAACAAGGGAAAGTATCTTCATGGTCTTCCTTCCAAAAGATGTATTAAAAGTTCGTGGCTAAAATAAAGTAAAAAGGAAAAAAGCACTTGCCGTAATTTAACTCCCAACATTAAATCCTTTTACACACTCCCTCAGGGATTATGGCAAATGCTTTTAAATTCAGTTTACTTGTAACAAGCTTAAGTAAAGCTTAATCAGTAATTACTCATTAAGGCTTAAAGCTTTCAAATTCTTTTTTTGAGACTTTTTCATCACCGTCTTCATCTAAGTCAGCAAATTGTCTCATTACTTCTTTGTCTTCCTTTGCTTCTACAATTGATATTTGTCCATCCATATCTTTATCTAAATGGGCAAAGCGCACGTTTGTTGGCGATGCAATTACGGTGGCACTAATTGCTAAAAACATTAATGAAAAAGCGGCTATAAGTTGTTTCATAATCACGTTCCTTATTAAATGAGTTTATTGAATAAATTTTTTGAATTCATCTAGCGACAATTGCCCATCTTGATTAGTATCAATTTGTAAAAAATTTTCGTGTAGAACGGCATCTTCACCTGCTTCGGCTTCACTTAATGTGCCGTTACTGTCTTTATCAAGCTCGTTAAAAGTCGCGTGAACGTCCATTGCGTGTGCGTTAGCGCCTAAAAAGCCTAAAGCTAGTAATGATGAAATTACTAAAATGCGTTTGTTCATAATTATTTCCTTATTGATTAAAGTTATTACTGCTAATACAAAAATGATGCCAAAAATAATTGTTGTTAATTTTCAGGTGTTTATATTTTTAACTTGAAAGGGGTGGGAAGTTTTTACGGGGTTTAATGTAATTTTTGTATGCCTTTTGCAACACTATATAGTGAGATTAAAGGTAGGGTTTAAAAATCAATGGTTTACGTTGTCTCTATTTGGCGACACATTGTTTTTGTAGCGCTGGCTGTTAATCGTATTAAATATAATTGCTGGTTCAGCTAGTGTATAAGGTAAGCACTTAATAATAGAGCGCTTAACTTAAAAGGACTAAACGAAATGCCAGCAACCATAGCTAAAAAATACCATGCAATGCTTAACTGGCGGCCTAATTTAATTGGGCAATTTGCAATGAGTATGCTGCTTTCGTTACTCCCGCTTTCTATAGTGGTGATTGTATTTTTAAATGCGCTTAACAAGCAATTAGCAGTGACTCAAAGTATCGTGAGTAACAACTACCAAGTTACCAAATCGTTTAATACTCTAAAACAAGAACTCAACAGCCTTGAGCGCGCCACTAGGCAAAACTGGGTATTAAAAAGCGAATCGTTAGATAAGCTCATTGTCGATAAATGGCAATCATCCCTGCAAAGTATTGATGAACTTAAATTTGTAAACACGGATAAAGATTACACCCACCAATGGCAACGCTTATATGTCACCTTACAAACAGCGCATGTAGAGCTTGTTGAGCAAAAACAACAGCAAGCGGAGCTATTTGTGCCAGTGAGCGATTTAGTTGCTGAGCTTACTTTATGGTTACGTGATAAAAATGAAGCGCAAATTACCAATAACCAAAATGAGCTTACAAGCCTACAAACTTCATTTATAAACTGGCTGGTGGCACTTATTCCGCTTACTTTAATTGTTGGTGGTGGTTTTTTATGGCGTATAAGTGGGCGACTAAAAGGGTTAACTACGGTTATTGATAAGCTAGGGCAGGGGCATTGGCAGCAAAAAATATCTGTGAAAGGCTCCGCTGAGCTAGTTGAGCTAGGAGAAAAACTCCAATGGGTGCAAGAGCAACTTCACATGCTTGAGCAGCAAAAAGATACCTTTTTACGCCATGTTACCCATGAGCTAAAAACGCCGCTTGCTTCAATGGTCGAAGGCACTGATTTACTAACTGATGAAATAGTAGGCCCAATTACTGCTGAGCAAAAAGCAGTGCTTGAGCTTATTAGCCAATCTATGGTGCGCCTTCGTACAATGATTGACAGCCTGCTGAGTTATAATGCGATTCGCACCAGTAAAGACAGCCTAAGCGAAGTTGAGTTTAGCTATCTTATTAATAAAATTAATAGCCATTTTGAACATCGCTTAAGTGCGCGTCAGCAAGCTCTGCAATGGCAAAATAACTTACCTAATAAACAGCTTGCTTTACCTAGTGAGCTTATTGAGATGATTTTAATTCAGCTTATTTCAAATGGCTTAAAATTTTCACAAGATAAGCAAAGCGTTACTATTAATTTAGCGCTTGAGCAAAACCAACTTTGCATTGCTGTACTTGATAAAGGGTGCGGTATTAAAGAGCAAGAAAAAACTCAAATTTTCAGCGCATTTTATCAAGGTAAACACAGTAAAAATGTTACGCTGCAAGGCAGTGGGCTTGGCTTAACTATTGTGAAAGAATCTGTTGAACAGCTAAGAGGTACACTTACTGTTGAGCATAACGAGCCGCATGGTTGCCGGTTTTCAATTAAAATTCCCATAACAAAAAATCTAGGAGTTAATTAACATGCGCTTGCGTTTAATCGCTATTTTATATGTGCTCAGTAGCAGCATGGTTATATCAGGTTGTGAAATTAATAATGGGCAAGAAGAGCGTGTGTCAATTACACCTGCACCTGTGGTCGATACCAAAATAACGAACGACACAAACAGTAAACCTAGTCCAAAACCCAGACCAAAAATTGAACCAAGCTATCCGCCTGCAGAGCAAGTTATTGCATGGCACGCTAATCAGTGTGGCGGATTTAAATTGGTGCCAAAAAAAGATATTTTTACAGGTGAAAACGATCTTAAACGTTTTTTTAAATTTATGTGCTTAAACATAAATGATGATCCAAATACGGTAATGACTAAGTTGCTAAAACTCGATTTAGCTTACTTTTGGCCAGATGATATAAAGCAATATTTATGGCTTCAAAAGCAGCAAGTGACTATGCAAATAAATGCTAAAAAAGAGCAGCAAGCACTTAACAATAAAATGCAAGAAACCCTCTCATCGTTAGCAACTATTGAGCAGCAGCTTTTACTACGAGAAGAAACTAAGGAGCAGTAACTATGGCAGCAACTAAAGTGCAAGGTGCAAAAGTATTACTCGTTGACGACGACGCTAGCTTATTAAAACTGCTCGCTATTCGTATCGAATCAAAAGGATACGAAGTAACGACCTGTGAAAGCGGCTTAACCGCACTACAAATACTTAAAAGCCAAGTGTTTGACGCCGTAATAACCGACCTACGTATGGATGAAATGGATGGCATGGCACTGCATCGTCAGCTGCAAAGCCGCTACCCTGCATTACCTGTCATTATGATGACAGCGCATGGCTCAATTCCTGATGCAGTAGAGGCAACTAAGCAGGGCATTTTTGCATTTATAACTAAACCTGTAGATAAAGATGAGCTATTTGACAGCCTTGCTAAAGCGATAGAAATACATGGTGTTAATGCAGATGAAGCAGCACCTAAAAGTAATATAGTTACGCGCAGTGGTGCAATGCTGCACTTGTTAGAGCAAGTAAAACTACTTGGGCCAACGCAAGTTAATGTATTGATTTCGGGGGCTAGTGGTACAGGTAAAGAGTTACTCGCACAGGCGATTCATCAGCATAGTCATGTAAGCGGTGGCCCTTTCGTTGCAATTAACTGCGGCGCTGTACCGGGTGAGCTTTTAGAGTCAGAATTATTTGGTCATAAAAAAGGCTCGTTTACGGGCGCAATTAAAGATCATCAAGGTTTGTTTCAGCAAGCTGAGGGCGGCACGCTATTTTTAGACGAGATAGGCGATATGCCACTTAACTTGCAGGTTAAGTTACTGCGCGTATTACAAGAAAAAACAATTCGCCCCGTAGGCTTTCAAGAAGAAATTGCGATTGATGTACGAATCGTATCGGCAACACATAAAAATCTTCCTGAAGCTATTTTAAACCAGCAATTTAGAGAAGATTTATACTATCGCTTAAACGTAGTTAATTTAAAATTACCGCCATTGTGTGAGCGCCGCGAAGATATAAGCTTATTAGCACAGCACTTTAGTGCAAGCATTGCTAAGCGCATGAAGCAAACTGAAAAACACTTTGCAAGCGATGCTATGCATGCGCTTGTGCGTTACGACTGGCCAGGTAATATCCGCCAACTACAAAACGTAGTAGAGCAGGTTGTAGCATTAACGCCAAGCGATGTTATTTCAGAGCACTTAGTATTAGCTGCGCTAAATAGTAACGAAACAAACGTAGAACCATTATCACTAAACGACGCTAAAAAAGAGTTTGAGCGCGACTATGTGATTAACACTTTAAAAATGGCAGGTGGTAACGTAGCCGAAGGCGCTAAGCTTGCCAAGCGCAATCGCTCAGATTTTTATAAGTTGATTAAAAAGCATAATATTGATGTTGATAATTTAGGTTAAGGAAAAGCATGCAGTTATTTATGGTGTATTTAGGCGGCCGGATTCAAGGTTGCCACATTGAAATGCATGATATTCGTTTTGTTGTAGGGCAAAACATTGAGCAAACTTATTCAAAGTTAAAAAGCCAATGGGTAGGCGACAGAAGTAGTGTTCACATGGATAGCTACATGGCAATTAATCATATAGATGGTTTTAAAATAGAAGTAGTCGATAGCTATGTGGAGCAAAATAAACAACTCTATTTTGTAAATTTAGGCGCTTACAGAAGTGATTCTATGGCTGAGCAACACGACTTTGCACTGTATGTTGCAAGCAGTAGCCATGAAGCTAAAGAGCGAGCTAAAAGCGATTTGCTAGCAGGGCTTAGCCATATTCATAAAGATGATTTACATGACGTAGACGATTGCTTTACCATTGATTTACTCGACAGCCAGCTAAACATTAAGCTCACGCCCAGCGGTATATCGCAGCCTATAAAGCCAGACTGGTTTGGCTATCACATACTTTAAATTATAATAAGTAGCTAAAACTAAGCAGGATTAAGAGTCCTGCTCGTTTTGTTCATCCTTTTCGCTTTTAGCCGCCATTTTAAACGCCACAATAACCAATCCAAACATAGCAAACGGCAGTGCTGCTAACATGTATTCAACCACATTACTGTCTTGAAAATTTGCTTGTAATAAAAAGTGACCCGCCACACACATTAAAATAACCACTAATAAAATGGGTAGTAACATAAGTTCTTTTTTTGATGAATGGTTTTTCATTAATTGTGAGGCTATAGCTGAAAATAATGCGCCATTGTAATGAGCTTACTTAAGCTTGGCAAACACCGCAGAATTTTTTAATTAATGTTATGATTAGTATCAAACAATTTTATTAATGTTTATGGGAATAAAGTGAAAAGTAACTTAAAAAAAGTTTACCTCGTTGGTGGTGCAGTGCGCGACAAACTGCTAAATATAAAATCAAAAGATAACGATTATGTAGTGATTGGTGAAACGCCAAACACAATGCAGTCGCTCGGTTTTGTACCAATAGGTAGCGACTTTCCGGTTTACTTGCACCCAGAAACAAAAGAAGAATATGCACTTGGGCGCACAGAGCGTAAAAGCGGCAAAGGCTATACTGGCTTTGTGGTTGATGCCAGCCCAACAGTGACGCTAGAAGAAGATTTAGCAAGGCGTGATTTAACCATAAATTCAATGGCGCTTGATGAACACGGTAATATTATTGACCCGTTTAATGGCCAAACTGACTTACAAAATAAAACACTGCGCCACACCACTGAGGCATTTGTAGAAGACCCTGTTCGAGTACTGCGTATTGCCCGTTTTTTAGCGCGCTATGGTAGTGATTGGCGTATCCACCCAAGTACGTATGCATTAATGCGCGAGCTTAAAAATAAAGGTGAGCTAAATCATTTAGTACCTGAGCGCGTGTGGCTTGAAAC of Pseudoalteromonas arctica A 37-1-2 contains these proteins:
- a CDS encoding HDOD domain-containing protein, which codes for MSTENALLTILVDRINNDTLVLPTLPEVAIKVRQAADNPDVNLMQMSDVISQDPALSARMIKVANSAIMGRSVKVSNLHQAVTRIGLRQIKNIATAMAMEQLFISNNELIKGYMGKAWQKTLTVASHSITLMEFYLKNNKHTSLNRDSITLAALVYNIGVLPILTEAERHPEVFANPSFLAHAIQKLSGKIGSSIMQAWEFPKEFVDVALSWADPSYKPDKVSYVDFIRVGAILEGTLQVSDKSAALQTYIDKGVIPSMQLFTSDEYNDMLKDVKNMFS
- a CDS encoding FlgO family outer membrane protein, coding for MLSKKISLTLSALFTLSLSACSTHPVYNGHAPQNNIGYNNAHNRYAEYNQPRVSNWQFPENNYRPVNSSKLLSNYTEQLAMKLIENMNYINSSTPIAITSFVNLDDNLQTTNIFGNHLAESFITELQEFGLSVVDYKHTGTVHVTPMGDFSFSRNGKDIKGYPHIEYTLTGTLTYTNRGVIVNARIIGAKSKVVVSSAKGFIPSFVVESLYPTRRTDGIVLDAIQ
- a CDS encoding amidohydrolase, with the translated sequence MLLKKIIKPLILASLCASSSYTLAQTKVIYNANGYTPLYQGEVQQFTTLVIKNGKVVKLGSDTLKDSYPDAKLIDAHGNTLLPGLIDAHGHVIGLGDNLSQLDVRGAKSVDEVKNKLKIFAGNKQGWIIGRGWNQELWADTRFPTAKDLDKVVSDQPVVLSRVDSHAIWVNSKALELAGINAQTKAPEGGEIIKDEFGNPTGIFVDKAEALITQHMPAPSKQDISDSLDAAGKHLLSLGITSTHDAGIDKTTWEVYKERGDLGNLPLRIVAMLSGASPDLDTMLKAGRYHDKNDFMEIRSVKVYADGALGSRGAALIEEYADRPGHHGLMLETQRKLEALFTQSFKSGFSANTHAIGDKANKVVLDAYQNVFKKTGGILLRNRIEHAQIVTPEDIPRFKALKIIPSMQPVHATSDMHMAEQRLTEKQLSGAYAWQTFLKQGSVVAAGSDYPVELANPFDGLYSAITRMDHNKLPENGWRASEVLSREDALRAFTLGGAYSAHQEFKVGSLEKGKWADFILLDKDYFKVPVDEIYKTNVLQTWVAGKLRYKKEEIKKTP
- a CDS encoding calcium-binding protein produces the protein MKSISYITLLAFSIFSAFSFAASNDIAKQFKKLDRNKDGFLSRSETAIDPALWSRFSSYDQDKDGKLTLSEYSLYTSK
- a CDS encoding cag pathogenicity island protein Cag25; its protein translation is MNKRILVISSLLALGFLGANAHAMDVHATFNELDKDSNGTLSEAEAGEDAVLHENFLQIDTNQDGQLSLDEFKKFIQ
- a CDS encoding sensor histidine kinase, whose protein sequence is MPATIAKKYHAMLNWRPNLIGQFAMSMLLSLLPLSIVVIVFLNALNKQLAVTQSIVSNNYQVTKSFNTLKQELNSLERATRQNWVLKSESLDKLIVDKWQSSLQSIDELKFVNTDKDYTHQWQRLYVTLQTAHVELVEQKQQQAELFVPVSDLVAELTLWLRDKNEAQITNNQNELTSLQTSFINWLVALIPLTLIVGGGFLWRISGRLKGLTTVIDKLGQGHWQQKISVKGSAELVELGEKLQWVQEQLHMLEQQKDTFLRHVTHELKTPLASMVEGTDLLTDEIVGPITAEQKAVLELISQSMVRLRTMIDSLLSYNAIRTSKDSLSEVEFSYLINKINSHFEHRLSARQQALQWQNNLPNKQLALPSELIEMILIQLISNGLKFSQDKQSVTINLALEQNQLCIAVLDKGCGIKEQEKTQIFSAFYQGKHSKNVTLQGSGLGLTIVKESVEQLRGTLTVEHNEPHGCRFSIKIPITKNLGVN
- a CDS encoding sigma 54-interacting transcriptional regulator, producing MAATKVQGAKVLLVDDDASLLKLLAIRIESKGYEVTTCESGLTALQILKSQVFDAVITDLRMDEMDGMALHRQLQSRYPALPVIMMTAHGSIPDAVEATKQGIFAFITKPVDKDELFDSLAKAIEIHGVNADEAAPKSNIVTRSGAMLHLLEQVKLLGPTQVNVLISGASGTGKELLAQAIHQHSHVSGGPFVAINCGAVPGELLESELFGHKKGSFTGAIKDHQGLFQQAEGGTLFLDEIGDMPLNLQVKLLRVLQEKTIRPVGFQEEIAIDVRIVSATHKNLPEAILNQQFREDLYYRLNVVNLKLPPLCERREDISLLAQHFSASIAKRMKQTEKHFASDAMHALVRYDWPGNIRQLQNVVEQVVALTPSDVISEHLVLAALNSNETNVEPLSLNDAKKEFERDYVINTLKMAGGNVAEGAKLAKRNRSDFYKLIKKHNIDVDNLG
- a CDS encoding DUF1543 domain-containing protein — translated: MQLFMVYLGGRIQGCHIEMHDIRFVVGQNIEQTYSKLKSQWVGDRSSVHMDSYMAINHIDGFKIEVVDSYVEQNKQLYFVNLGAYRSDSMAEQHDFALYVASSSHEAKERAKSDLLAGLSHIHKDDLHDVDDCFTIDLLDSQLNIKLTPSGISQPIKPDWFGYHIL